A part of Microbulbifer sp. MI-G genomic DNA contains:
- a CDS encoding glutathione S-transferase N-terminal domain-containing protein, with amino-acid sequence MQLYLTYSSPFARNVRIVVYEHGLQSCVSEHFSHPFHNGKELTSSNPLGKVPCLSLDNGTTIMDSEVICAYLDKQLGDGRLSKALDNDWNLKTLYSAGTGLMETLVLRQVEKVREREGLASEFWWQRYNNAIVRTLNFFESRITQLPDTLSLLHINLGSALSYLDFRHEDFEWRNERPQLAVFSKNLEALESFSANTLHE; translated from the coding sequence ATGCAACTCTATTTGACCTATTCCTCCCCTTTTGCCCGCAATGTTCGTATCGTGGTCTATGAACACGGGCTACAATCCTGTGTCTCGGAGCACTTCTCCCACCCATTTCATAATGGCAAAGAGTTAACCTCCAGCAATCCTCTCGGCAAGGTGCCCTGCCTGAGCTTGGATAATGGAACTACCATTATGGATAGCGAAGTCATCTGCGCCTATCTGGACAAACAGTTGGGCGATGGCCGTTTAAGCAAAGCTCTGGACAATGACTGGAACCTGAAAACACTTTACAGTGCCGGCACCGGGCTTATGGAGACACTGGTATTGCGGCAGGTGGAAAAGGTACGGGAGCGAGAGGGGTTGGCCTCAGAATTTTGGTGGCAACGCTATAATAACGCAATTGTTCGCACATTAAATTTTTTCGAATCCAGAATTACCCAGCTCCCCGATACACTCAGCCTACTTCATATCAACCTTGGCTCTGCGCTGTCTTACCTGGACTTCCGGCACGAAGATTTTGAATGGCGTAATGAGCGGCCACAGTTAGCTGTTTTTTCCAAGAATCTGGAAGCACTTGAAAGCTTCAGCGCCAATACCCTGCACGAATAG
- a CDS encoding YdcH family protein, which produces MSIASHELLLDFPEYADIIRRLLNEDMNFKLENDLYQRLDKRIRGLQESGIGTDDDHYASLKKQRAYLKQHLYNRIIGTITHH; this is translated from the coding sequence ATGTCCATAGCCTCACACGAACTGTTGCTGGATTTTCCCGAATATGCCGATATTATCAGGCGTTTGCTCAACGAAGACATGAATTTCAAATTGGAAAACGATCTTTACCAAAGGCTGGACAAACGAATTCGCGGGCTTCAGGAAAGCGGTATCGGCACTGACGACGATCACTATGCCAGCCTGAAAAAACAGCGAGCCTACCTGAAGCAGCATCTGTATAACCGCATTATTGGCACTATTACGCATCACTAG